From Curtobacterium sp. SGAir0471, the proteins below share one genomic window:
- the uvrC gene encoding excinuclease ABC subunit UvrC, with protein sequence MADTVSWRPKAGEIPTDPGVYRWRDEAGRVLYVGKAKNLRARLSNYFAPLPTLHERTRRMVLTARSVEWTTVGSEIEALQLEYTWIKEFDPPFNVKFRDDKSYPYMAITLGEESPRVMVTRNRKIKGAKYFGPYPKIWAVHDTIDLMIKVFPIRTCSDSSYKKAMQTGKPCFPGQIGKCGGPCSQKVTIAEHRAIVEEFVRFMGSYDRRVITTLRQRMAAAADAMDYEQAAKYRDQVGALEAVLEKSAVVLRDSVDLDLFGVAEDELAAAVQLFSVRGGRIRGVRGWVVDKELDISTGDLVEQIVQGQYATSDDVPREVVVPELPEDAEALQQWLSERRGGRGTKLSTAQRGDRAGLARTAAQNAAQALMLYKTKRSADYTTRSAALADIQDALGMTEAPLRMECYDISHLQGTNVVASMVVFEDGLPRKDQYRRYTIAETTDDTDSMYQVLSRRLARLDEDAAVPDVPDATSDEVVEGTKPTKRFAYRPQLLIVDGGQPQVQAAKRAMDEAGVHDIALVGIAKRLEELWLPDDDFPVIMPRNSEALFLIQRIRDEAHRFAITHQRTRRKRDVRSQLSEIPGLGPTRVNALLKHFGSVARLREATAEQIAEVNGVGAATAAAVVTKLAQTPRSAPEASAPAASAPEASERDASEPDSSTPERATAVDQDAHEVTDAAEPSRASRPTVPTVPTVPTVPTVPTGPVRVPAVSDDGPSRPR encoded by the coding sequence GTGGCGGACACCGTCTCCTGGCGGCCGAAGGCGGGGGAGATCCCGACCGACCCAGGCGTCTACCGGTGGCGTGACGAGGCCGGCCGGGTGCTCTACGTCGGCAAGGCGAAGAACCTCCGCGCCCGGCTGAGCAACTACTTCGCCCCGCTGCCGACCCTGCACGAGCGCACCCGGCGGATGGTGCTCACCGCGCGGAGCGTCGAGTGGACCACGGTCGGCTCCGAGATCGAGGCCCTGCAGCTCGAGTACACCTGGATCAAGGAGTTCGACCCGCCCTTCAACGTCAAGTTCCGGGACGACAAGTCGTACCCGTACATGGCGATCACCCTGGGCGAGGAGTCGCCGCGGGTGATGGTGACGCGCAACCGGAAGATCAAGGGCGCGAAGTACTTCGGGCCCTACCCGAAGATCTGGGCGGTGCACGACACCATCGACCTGATGATCAAGGTCTTCCCGATCCGCACCTGCTCGGACTCGTCGTACAAGAAGGCGATGCAGACCGGCAAGCCGTGCTTCCCCGGGCAGATCGGCAAGTGCGGTGGCCCCTGTTCGCAGAAGGTCACCATCGCGGAGCACCGGGCGATCGTCGAGGAGTTCGTCCGCTTCATGGGCAGCTACGACCGCCGGGTGATCACGACCCTGCGGCAGCGCATGGCCGCGGCGGCCGACGCGATGGACTACGAGCAGGCCGCGAAGTACCGCGACCAGGTCGGTGCCCTCGAGGCCGTGCTCGAGAAGTCGGCCGTCGTCCTCCGCGACTCGGTCGACCTCGACCTGTTCGGCGTCGCCGAGGACGAGCTCGCGGCCGCCGTGCAGCTCTTCTCGGTCCGAGGCGGGCGCATCCGCGGTGTCCGGGGCTGGGTGGTCGACAAGGAGCTCGACATCAGCACCGGTGACCTCGTCGAGCAGATCGTCCAGGGCCAGTACGCGACGAGCGACGACGTCCCGCGTGAGGTCGTCGTCCCCGAGCTCCCCGAGGACGCCGAGGCGCTGCAGCAGTGGCTCAGCGAACGGCGCGGTGGGCGCGGCACGAAGCTCAGCACCGCGCAGCGCGGCGACCGTGCGGGCCTGGCCCGCACGGCGGCTCAGAACGCCGCGCAGGCGCTCATGCTCTACAAGACGAAGCGGAGCGCCGACTACACGACCCGGTCGGCCGCCCTCGCGGACATCCAGGACGCCCTCGGCATGACCGAGGCCCCCCTGCGCATGGAGTGCTACGACATCTCGCACCTGCAGGGCACGAACGTCGTCGCGTCGATGGTGGTGTTCGAGGACGGGCTGCCGCGGAAGGACCAGTACCGCCGGTACACGATCGCCGAGACGACCGACGACACGGACAGCATGTACCAGGTGCTGTCCCGCCGTCTGGCGCGCCTCGACGAGGACGCCGCGGTGCCGGACGTCCCGGACGCCACCAGCGACGAGGTCGTCGAGGGCACGAAGCCGACGAAGCGCTTCGCCTACCGACCGCAGCTGCTCATCGTCGACGGCGGGCAGCCGCAGGTGCAGGCGGCGAAGCGGGCGATGGACGAGGCAGGCGTGCACGACATCGCGCTGGTCGGCATCGCGAAGCGTCTCGAGGAGCTCTGGCTGCCCGACGACGACTTCCCGGTGATCATGCCGCGCAACTCCGAGGCGCTCTTCCTGATCCAGCGGATCCGTGACGAGGCGCACCGGTTCGCGATCACCCACCAGCGGACCCGGCGGAAGCGCGACGTCCGGTCGCAGCTGTCCGAGATCCCCGGGCTCGGTCCGACACGGGTCAACGCCCTGCTCAAGCACTTCGGGTCGGTGGCGCGCCTGCGGGAGGCGACGGCGGAGCAGATCGCCGAGGTGAACGGCGTCGGCGCGGCGACGGCGGCAGCGGTCGTCACGAAGCTCGCGCAGACACCGCGCAGCGCGCCGGAAGCGAGTGCACCGGCCGCCAGCGCGCCGGAAGCGAGCGAACGGGACGCCAGCGAGCCCGACTCCAGCACGCCGGAGCGGGCCACGGCCGTCGACCAGGACGCGCACGAGGTGACCGATGCGGCGGAGCCGAGCCGAGCCTCCCGTCCGACGGTCCCGACGGTCCCGACGGTCCCGACGGTCCCGACCGTCCCGACCGGTCCCGTCCGCGTCCCCGCCGTCTCCGACGACGGACCCTCCCGCCCCCGGTGA
- the uvrA gene encoding excinuclease ABC subunit UvrA, which yields MTITSDRGTATPGRNAFGEPADLHIPGGTAPHSTSTLSVRGARVHNLRDVDLEIPRDSLVVFTGLSGSGKSSLAFDTIFAEGQRRYVESLSAYARQFLGQVDRPDVDFIEGLSPAVSIDQKSTNRNPRSTVGTITEVYDYMRLLWARIGVPHCPVCGEVISKQSVQQIADQLMEFETGTRFQVLAPVVSKKKGEFVDLFQELAASGYARAIVDGERVQLSDPPKLKKQVKHDISVIVDRLVASDDILGRLTDSLETALRLTGGTVAIDLVDHEGPGAVRTYSENLSCPNNHPLALTEIEPRTFSFNAPFGACPVCSGLGTRMSVDPDLVLGDPEASLRDGVLLPWTGTSGLYSYFEKLLAGLGKDLGFSLDTPWNQLDPTVQAAILTGKDFQVSVSWKNRFGREMRYTSGFEGVMPYIERKFAEAESDSQRQRFQGYLREVPCPVCDGTRLKPEVLAVTVDGRSIADVTDMSLDQAYGFMEELTLTEREAHIAAAVLREIRARLEFLLEVGLNYLTLARGAGGLSGGEAQRIRLATQIGSGLTGVLYVLDEPSIGLHQRDNRRLIDTLVKLKDLGNTLIVVEHDEDTIRTADWVVDIGPGAGVNGGKVVHSGSYEGIIENRESVTGDYLAGRRAIEVPAERRKVNPKRVISVQGARANNLKQVDVDFPLGVFTAVTGVSGSGKSTLVNDILYKVLANQLNGARHIAGKHTRVKGLDQLDKVVHVDQAPIGRTPRSNPATYTGVFDRIRQLFAETPEAKARGYQPGRFSFNVKGGRCENCSGDGTIKIEMNFLPDVYVACEVCGGARYNRETLQVHYKGKDISEVLDMPISEAAEFFEPISAIHRYMATLVDVGLGYVRLGQSATTLSGGEAQRVKLATELQRRSNGRTVYVLDEPTTGLHFEDVRKLLLVLQSLVDKGNTVITIEHNLDVIKSADWLVDMGPEGGAGGGTVLAVGTPEHVADVPESHTGVFLREIFDAQDARVGKEQAVGARQATQKQQGTAQHGAKQPAAAHQGAKQQGKQKAGAR from the coding sequence ATGACCATCACCTCTGACCGCGGAACCGCGACCCCGGGCCGGAACGCCTTCGGCGAGCCCGCAGACCTCCACATCCCCGGCGGGACGGCGCCGCACAGCACCTCGACGCTCAGCGTCCGGGGTGCTCGCGTCCACAACCTGCGCGACGTCGACCTCGAGATCCCGCGCGACTCGCTCGTCGTCTTCACGGGGCTGTCCGGGTCCGGCAAGTCCTCGCTCGCGTTCGACACGATCTTCGCCGAGGGCCAGCGTCGCTACGTGGAGTCGCTCTCGGCGTACGCGCGCCAGTTCCTCGGCCAGGTGGACCGCCCCGACGTCGACTTCATCGAGGGGCTCTCCCCGGCGGTCTCGATCGACCAGAAGTCGACGAACCGGAACCCGCGCTCGACCGTCGGCACGATCACCGAGGTCTACGACTACATGCGCCTGCTCTGGGCGCGCATCGGTGTCCCGCACTGCCCCGTCTGCGGCGAGGTGATCAGCAAGCAGAGCGTGCAGCAGATCGCCGACCAGCTCATGGAGTTCGAGACCGGCACGCGCTTCCAGGTGCTCGCGCCGGTGGTCTCGAAGAAGAAGGGCGAGTTCGTCGACCTGTTCCAGGAGCTCGCCGCCTCCGGGTACGCCCGCGCGATCGTCGACGGCGAGCGGGTCCAGCTGAGCGACCCGCCCAAGCTGAAGAAGCAGGTCAAGCACGACATCTCGGTGATCGTCGACCGCCTCGTCGCGAGCGACGACATCCTCGGCCGCCTCACCGACTCCCTCGAGACCGCCCTGCGGCTCACGGGCGGTACCGTGGCGATCGACCTGGTCGACCACGAGGGGCCCGGTGCGGTCCGGACCTACTCCGAGAACCTCTCCTGCCCGAACAACCACCCGCTCGCGCTGACCGAGATCGAGCCGCGCACGTTCTCGTTCAACGCCCCCTTCGGTGCCTGCCCCGTGTGCTCGGGGCTCGGCACGCGCATGTCGGTCGACCCGGACCTGGTGCTCGGCGACCCCGAGGCGTCGCTGCGTGACGGCGTCCTGCTGCCCTGGACCGGTACGAGCGGGCTGTACTCGTACTTCGAGAAGCTCCTCGCCGGCCTCGGCAAGGACCTCGGGTTCAGCCTCGACACCCCGTGGAACCAGCTCGACCCCACCGTGCAGGCCGCGATCCTGACCGGCAAGGACTTCCAGGTCTCGGTGTCGTGGAAGAACCGCTTCGGCCGCGAGATGCGGTACACGAGCGGCTTCGAGGGCGTCATGCCCTACATCGAGCGCAAGTTCGCCGAGGCCGAGTCCGACTCGCAGCGGCAGCGCTTCCAGGGCTACCTGCGCGAGGTGCCCTGCCCGGTGTGCGACGGCACGCGCCTCAAGCCCGAGGTCCTCGCGGTGACGGTCGACGGCCGCAGCATCGCTGACGTGACCGACATGTCGCTCGACCAGGCCTACGGCTTCATGGAGGAGCTCACGCTCACCGAGCGCGAGGCGCACATCGCCGCCGCGGTGCTCCGTGAGATCCGGGCGCGCCTCGAGTTCCTGCTCGAGGTCGGCCTCAACTACCTCACCCTCGCGCGCGGGGCCGGCGGCCTCTCCGGCGGCGAGGCGCAGCGCATCCGGCTCGCGACGCAGATCGGCTCGGGCCTGACCGGCGTGCTCTACGTGCTCGACGAGCCGAGCATCGGTCTGCACCAGCGCGACAACCGTCGACTCATCGACACGCTCGTCAAGCTCAAGGACCTCGGCAACACGCTCATCGTCGTCGAGCACGACGAGGACACCATCCGCACGGCCGACTGGGTCGTCGACATCGGACCGGGCGCCGGCGTGAACGGCGGCAAGGTCGTGCACTCCGGCTCGTACGAGGGCATCATCGAGAACCGCGAGTCGGTGACGGGGGACTACCTCGCCGGCCGTCGTGCGATCGAGGTGCCGGCGGAGCGCCGGAAGGTCAACCCGAAGCGCGTGATCAGCGTCCAGGGTGCCCGAGCGAACAACCTCAAGCAGGTGGACGTCGACTTCCCGCTCGGCGTCTTCACCGCGGTCACCGGTGTCAGCGGTTCCGGCAAGTCGACCCTGGTGAACGACATCCTGTACAAGGTGCTCGCGAACCAGCTCAACGGGGCTCGGCACATCGCCGGCAAGCACACCCGCGTGAAGGGCCTCGACCAGCTCGACAAGGTCGTGCACGTCGACCAGGCACCGATCGGCCGCACGCCGCGGTCGAACCCGGCGACCTACACGGGCGTGTTCGACCGCATCCGGCAGCTGTTCGCTGAGACGCCCGAAGCGAAGGCCCGCGGCTACCAGCCCGGCCGGTTCAGCTTCAACGTCAAGGGCGGCCGCTGCGAGAACTGCTCCGGCGACGGCACGATCAAGATCGAGATGAACTTCCTGCCCGACGTCTACGTCGCGTGCGAGGTCTGCGGTGGTGCGCGGTACAACCGCGAGACGCTCCAGGTGCACTACAAGGGCAAGGACATCTCCGAGGTCCTCGACATGCCGATCAGCGAGGCGGCCGAGTTCTTCGAGCCGATCTCCGCGATCCACCGCTACATGGCGACGCTCGTCGACGTGGGCCTCGGGTACGTGCGCCTCGGGCAGAGCGCCACGACGCTCTCCGGCGGCGAGGCCCAGCGCGTCAAGCTGGCGACGGAGCTCCAGCGCCGCTCGAACGGCCGCACCGTGTACGTGCTCGACGAGCCGACGACCGGTCTGCACTTCGAGGACGTCCGGAAGCTGCTGCTCGTGCTGCAGAGCCTGGTCGACAAGGGCAACACCGTCATCACGATCGAGCACAACCTCGACGTGATCAAGTCCGCGGACTGGCTGGTCGACATGGGACCAGAGGGTGGCGCCGGCGGTGGCACGGTCCTGGCCGTCGGGACCCCGGAGCACGTGGCCGACGTCCCCGAGAGCCACACCGGCGTCTTCCTCCGCGAGATCTTCGACGCGCAGGACGCCCGTGTCGGCAAGGAGCAGGCCGTCGGCGCGCGGCAGGCCACCCAGAAGCAGCAGGGCACCGCGCAGCACGGCGCGAAGCAGCCGGCCGCGGCGCACCAGGGCGCGAAGCAGCAGGGCAAGCAGAAGGCGGGTGCTCGGTAG
- a CDS encoding SDR family NAD(P)-dependent oxidoreductase → MSADTPAPGRRTVVVTGASAGLGYHAAEQLAAQGHRVVLATRNPDRAAAAERSIRKHVDDADLVHLHLDLADLGSVREAASELPGLGPVHALLNNAGVVGSARPQRTAQGFELQVGTNHLGHFAWTALALPALDQDTGRVVHLGSIAHRFAALDRTDPLAVGRYEGHRQYSRSKLAVMLFGFELAQRLGDAGSRVRSVVAHPGLALDAAAPPRPDVAPTRSEPAWMRAGSGWVAQGKDAGAWPLVHAAVGGSVRSGEYWGPGGPLQFAGPPSLVPARPRAHDRTAAARLWTASERATGVAFALDILG, encoded by the coding sequence ATGTCCGCTGACACCCCGGCGCCCGGGCGGCGCACCGTCGTCGTCACGGGCGCCAGTGCCGGGCTCGGGTACCACGCCGCGGAACAGCTCGCGGCACAGGGACACCGGGTCGTGCTCGCGACGCGCAACCCGGACCGCGCCGCCGCCGCCGAGCGGAGCATCCGGAAGCACGTGGACGACGCCGACCTGGTGCACCTGCACCTCGACCTCGCCGACCTCGGCAGCGTCCGCGAGGCGGCCTCCGAGCTGCCGGGACTCGGGCCGGTGCACGCGCTCCTGAACAACGCCGGCGTCGTCGGGTCCGCCCGGCCGCAGCGCACGGCGCAGGGGTTCGAGCTGCAGGTCGGGACGAACCACCTCGGGCACTTCGCCTGGACCGCCCTGGCGCTGCCCGCGCTCGACCAGGACACCGGCCGGGTCGTGCACCTCGGTTCCATCGCGCACCGCTTCGCCGCGCTCGACCGCACCGATCCCCTCGCGGTCGGGCGGTACGAGGGGCACCGGCAGTACAGCAGGAGCAAGCTCGCGGTGATGCTGTTCGGCTTCGAGCTCGCGCAGCGGCTCGGCGACGCGGGGTCGCGGGTGCGCAGCGTCGTCGCGCACCCGGGACTGGCACTCGACGCCGCCGCACCGCCCCGCCCGGACGTCGCCCCGACGCGCTCGGAGCCGGCGTGGATGCGCGCGGGATCGGGCTGGGTGGCGCAGGGCAAGGACGCCGGGGCGTGGCCGCTCGTGCACGCCGCGGTGGGCGGGAGTGTCCGCTCGGGGGAGTACTGGGGGCCCGGCGGTCCGCTCCAGTTCGCCGGACCGCCGAGCCTCGTGCCCGCGCGACCGCGCGCGCACGACCGGACCGCCGCAGCGCGGCTGTGGACGGCCAGCGAGCGGGCGACGGGGGTCGCGTTCGCTCTCGACATACTCGGGTAG
- the uvrB gene encoding excinuclease ABC subunit UvrB, whose protein sequence is MAVSIEPTRAIRPFEVISEYSPSGDQPAAIAELAGRINAGETDVVLLGATGTGKSATTAWLIEQVQRPTLVLAHNKTLAAQLANEFRGLLPNNAVEYFVSYYDYYQPEAYVPQTDTFIEKDSSVNAEVERLRHSTTNSLLSRRDVVVVSTVSCIYGLGTPEQYMNASIALHVGQTISRDQLVRKFVGMQYQRNDVDFARGTFRVRGDTIEIIPMYEEHAIRIEMFGDEIEALTSLHPLTGSVIADLPGVSIFPASHYVADTDVMHRAIERIKDELAERLAELEGQGKLLEAQRLRMRTTFDIEMMEQIGFCSGIENYSRHMDGRDAGEAPHCLIDYFPDDFLIVIDESHVTVPQIGAMYEGDASRKRTLVEHGFRLPSALDNRPLTWEEFLERVGQKVYLSATPGKYELGVTDSVVEQIIRPTGLVDPEIVVKPSDGQIDDLLEEIKLRVERDERVLVTTLTKRMAEELTDFLGNAGVRVRYLHSDVDTLKRVELLTELRQGVYDVLVGINLLREGLDLPEVSLVAILDADKEGFLRSSTSLIQTIGRAARNVSGQVLMYADKITDSMQQAIEETDRRREKQVAYNLEHGIDPQPLRKKIADITEVLQRESDDTKALLEGRPAADGRRSPTPNLRREGIAGEGATQLEATIADLNDQMLQAAAELKFELAARLRDEVQDLKKALRQMESAGHVR, encoded by the coding sequence ATGGCAGTGTCGATCGAGCCCACCCGGGCGATCCGTCCCTTCGAGGTGATCAGCGAGTACTCGCCGAGCGGTGACCAGCCGGCGGCGATCGCCGAGCTCGCCGGTCGGATCAACGCCGGTGAGACCGACGTGGTGCTCCTCGGTGCGACCGGCACCGGCAAGTCGGCCACGACCGCCTGGCTCATCGAGCAGGTGCAGCGTCCGACGCTCGTGCTCGCGCACAACAAGACCCTCGCCGCGCAGCTGGCGAACGAGTTCCGCGGACTGCTGCCGAACAACGCGGTCGAGTACTTCGTCTCGTACTACGACTACTACCAGCCAGAGGCGTACGTCCCGCAGACGGACACCTTCATCGAGAAGGACTCGTCCGTCAACGCGGAGGTCGAGCGACTCCGCCACTCGACGACGAACTCGCTGCTCAGCCGGCGCGACGTCGTGGTGGTCTCCACGGTGTCCTGCATCTACGGCCTCGGGACGCCGGAGCAGTACATGAACGCGTCGATCGCGCTGCACGTCGGGCAGACGATCTCGCGCGACCAGCTCGTCCGCAAGTTCGTCGGCATGCAGTACCAGCGGAACGACGTCGACTTCGCCCGCGGCACGTTCCGCGTGCGCGGCGACACCATCGAGATCATCCCGATGTACGAGGAGCACGCGATCCGCATCGAGATGTTCGGTGACGAGATCGAGGCACTGACCTCGCTGCACCCGCTGACCGGCAGCGTCATCGCGGACCTGCCCGGTGTCTCGATCTTCCCGGCGTCGCACTACGTGGCCGACACCGACGTGATGCACCGGGCGATCGAGCGCATCAAGGACGAACTGGCCGAGCGGCTCGCCGAACTCGAGGGCCAGGGCAAGCTGCTCGAGGCGCAGCGGCTCCGGATGCGTACGACGTTCGACATCGAGATGATGGAGCAGATCGGGTTCTGCTCGGGCATCGAGAACTACTCGCGGCACATGGACGGGCGCGACGCGGGCGAGGCGCCGCACTGCCTCATCGACTACTTCCCGGACGACTTCCTCATCGTCATCGACGAGTCGCACGTCACCGTGCCGCAGATCGGCGCGATGTACGAGGGCGACGCGTCCCGCAAGCGCACCCTGGTCGAGCACGGGTTCCGCCTGCCGAGCGCACTCGACAACCGCCCGCTGACGTGGGAGGAGTTCCTCGAGCGCGTCGGCCAGAAGGTCTACCTGTCCGCGACCCCGGGCAAGTACGAGCTCGGCGTGACGGACAGCGTCGTCGAGCAGATCATCCGGCCGACCGGCCTGGTCGACCCGGAGATCGTGGTGAAGCCGAGCGACGGCCAGATCGACGACCTCCTCGAGGAGATCAAGCTCCGCGTCGAGCGCGACGAGCGGGTGCTCGTCACGACCCTGACCAAGCGGATGGCCGAGGAGCTCACGGACTTCCTCGGGAACGCGGGGGTCCGCGTGCGGTACCTGCACTCGGACGTCGACACCCTGAAGCGCGTCGAGCTGCTGACCGAGCTGCGCCAGGGCGTGTACGACGTGCTCGTCGGCATCAACCTGCTCCGAGAGGGCCTCGACCTGCCCGAGGTGTCCCTCGTGGCGATCCTCGACGCCGACAAGGAAGGGTTCCTCCGCTCGTCGACATCGCTGATCCAGACGATCGGTCGCGCCGCCCGCAACGTGTCGGGCCAGGTGCTCATGTACGCCGACAAGATCACCGACTCCATGCAGCAGGCCATCGAGGAGACCGACCGGCGTCGCGAGAAGCAGGTCGCCTACAACCTCGAGCACGGCATCGACCCGCAGCCGCTCCGCAAGAAGATCGCGGACATCACCGAGGTGCTGCAGCGCGAGAGCGACGACACGAAGGCGCTGCTCGAGGGTCGTCCTGCCGCCGACGGCCGTCGGTCGCCCACGCCGAACCTGCGCCGCGAGGGCATCGCCGGCGAGGGCGCGACCCAGCTCGAGGCGACCATCGCCGACCTCAACGACCAGATGCTGCAGGCCGCGGCCGAGCTCAAGTTCGAGCTCGCGGCACGGCTCCGCGACGAGGTCCAGGACCTCAAGAAGGCCCTGCGCCAGATGGAGTCCGCCGGGCATGTCCGCTGA